In the Agromyces flavus genome, CACCGGCGTGATCGGCATCGCCGACCGCATCGACGCCGTCGGCGGCTCGATCACGCTCGAGAGCCCGCGCGGCGCGGGCACCACCGTGACCGTGCGGATGCCGCTCGAACTCCCACCCGTCGAGTCCCGCGAGCTCGCCGACACCGAGGGCGGGGGCTCCGGTCCCGAGGAGCGCCCCCGCTCGCTCGCCGGGGCGGGGCTGCTGGTGGCCGCCGAGTCGGGCGACCCGTCGCCCGACGACGCCAAGGCGGGCGCCGCATCGGGCCTCGCGCCCGGTGGCATCGGAACTCCGGCCGACGTCTGATCGCGGGATCGCGCCCCTGCACGAACGCGCGGTTCAGCCGCGCCAGCGGCAGGCGGCCAGGTCGATCCGGTAGCCGTCCTCGTCGTCGACGGGGCGGATCGGGACGCCCTCGTCGGCGTAGTGGGACCGAGCCCGTTCGGCGTGGCCCGCCGGTGGACGCCCGCCCGCGCGGACGACGCGCCACCACGGCACGTCGCCGCCGTAGCGTGCCATGACCTGGCCGACGGCGCGCGCGCCCCGCGAGCCGAGCGTCGCGGCCACGTCGCCATAGGTCATGACGTGGCCGGGCGGGATGTCGTCGACCACCGCGAGGACGGCGTCGACGAAGCCCTCGCCATGTCGCGGCATCCGTCGCCCCTCGACCGTGCGCGGCCCGGGCGCGCTCAGCTCTTCAGCTCGAGCGCGCCGATGACGTCTCCGTACTGCGTCTCGCCGACGTCACGGAAGCCGATGCGGTGGAAGAACTCGCCGGGGCCCTGGTCGCCGGGCTCCCAGAGCACGGTGATGCGGTGGAATCCGCGACGCTTCGCCTCCTCGGCGAGCGCGTGCGCGAGGAACCGGCCGACGCCCTTGCCCTGCACCTCGGCGTCGACGTTGATGCGCCAGATGCAGGCGCGGAACTCCTCGTGCGCGTTGTCGGGGTCGAAGTTGCCGTGGATGAACCCGACGACGCGATCGCCGTTGAGGGCGACCCGCTGCCACGCGGTGGCGGGGTTCACGACCGCGGTCTCGGCGGCGTAGGTGACGGGGGCGAGGAACTGCTCCTGCCCGGGCTTGAGCGACAGGTTGTTCGCGGCCACGATGTTCGTCGCGTTCAGTTCTTCCAGTCGCAGTTCTGCCATGCATCGCAGCCTAACCGTTCGGTCGGCGCGTCGGATAGGCCGGGAATTCTCTCGATGTCGAGATATCCAGCCGAAGCGGTAAGCTGGCAGGCGGCGTGTCGGACACCCCCGAGACTTCCTCGCTTCCCAAGCAATCCCACGAGATCCCAAGGAGACCGCCCCTTGTCGAAGATCAAGGTCGAAGGCACCGTCGTCGAACTCGACGGCGACGAGATGACCCGCATCATCTGGCAGGCCATCAAGGACCAGCTCATCCACCCGTACCTCGACGTGAACCTCGAGTACTACGACCTCTCCATCCAGAAGCGCGACGAGACCGACGACCAGATCACGGTCGACGCGGCCAACGCGATCAAGAAGCACGGCGTCGGCGTCAAGTGCGCGACGATCACGCCCGACGAGGCGCGCGTCGAGGAGTTCGGCCTCAAGAAGATGTGGCGTTCGCCGAACGGCACGATCCGCAACATCCTCGGCGGCGTGATCTTCCGCGAGCCGATCATCATCTCGAACATCCCGCGGCTCGTGCCCGGCTGGAACAAGCCGATCATCGTCGGCCGCCACGCGTTCGGCGACCAGTACCGCGCGACCGACTTCAAGTTCGAGGGCGAGGGCACCCTCACGATGACCTTCACCCCGAAGGACGGCTCCGAGCCGCAGTCCTTCGAGGTCTTCCAGGCGCCCGGCTCGGGCGTCGCGATGGGCATGTACAACCTCGACGACTCGATCCGCGACTTCGCGCGGGCGTCGCTGAACTACGGCCTCGCCCGCAACTACCCGGTGTACCTGTCGACGAAGAACACGATCCTGAAGGCCTACGACGGCCGCTTCAAGGACATCTTCCAGGAGGTCTTCGACACCGAGTTCAAGGCGAAGTTCGACGAGGCCGGCCTCACCTACGAGCACCGCCTCATCGACGACATGGTCGCCGCGTCCCTCAAGTGGGAGGGCGGCTACGTCTGGGCGTGCAAGAACTACGACGGCGACGTGCAGTCCGACACCGTCGCGCAGGGCTTCGGCTCGCTCGGCCTCATGACCTCGGTGCTCACCACGCCCGACGGCAGCGTCGTCGAGGCCGAGGCGGCCCACGGCACGGTGACGCGCCACTACCGCCAGCACCAGCAGGGCAAGCCCACCTCGACGAACCCGATCGCCTCGATCTTCGCCTGGACGCGCGGGCTCGCGCACCGCGGCAAGCTCGACGGCAACCAGGAGCTCATCGACTTCGCGCACACGCTCGAGGACGTGATCATCGAGACCGTCGAGTCGGGTGCCATGACCAAGGACCTCGCGCTGCTCGTCGGGCCCGACCAGGCGTACCAGACGACCGAGGAGTTCCTCGACACGATCGACGCGAACCTCAAGGCGCGCCTCGCGGCGTAGCCGGTCCCTTCGCGGCTCGGACGGGCCGGATGCCACGTGCATCCGGCCCGTCCGCCGTATCCGGGGGAGGATGGAGGGCATGGCACGTGCTGCCCGGCCGCTGCGCCTCATCCGCCGATACCCGATCGTCGCGCTCACGCTCGGGATCGGGGTGCTGGGCATCGTCCTCGCGCTCACGGGGCAGGGCTGGCTCGTCGCCTGGATCTTCAGCATCTACGCGCTCGGCATCGCGGCCTGGCAGGCCGTCGGGATGGTGCGGGACATCCTGGGCGGGCACTGGGGTCTCGACATCCTCGCCGTCACCGCCCTCGTCGCGACCGTCGCCGTGGGCGAGTACGTCGCGGCACTGATCGTCGTGCTCATGTTGACGGGCGGCGAGGCGCTCGAGGACTACGCGGACCGACGGGCCAAGCGCGAACTCGACGCGTTGCTCGCTCGGGCCCCGCAGCGCGCGCATCGTGTCGTCGACGACCACTTCGAGGATGTCCCGGTCGACGAGGTCCGACCGGGAGACGTGCTGCTCGTGCGACCGAGCGAGATCGTTCCCGTCGACGGCGAGCTGCGCTCGGCCGAGACGTCGGTCGACGAGTCGTCGATCACCGGCGAGAGCGTTCCCGTCGAGAAGAGTGCCGGCGACGAGCTGCTGAGCGGGTCCGTCAACGGGCCCGTCGCCGTCGAGATCACGGCGACCGCACGTGCGGCCGACAGCCAGTACCAGCAGATCGTGGCGCTCGTCGCCGAGGCCGCCGCGAGCAAGGCCCCCGTCGTGCGACTCGCCGACCGCTACGCGGTGCCCTTCACGGTCTTCTCGCTGCTGCTCGCGGGCGTCGCGTGGTGGGTGTCGGGCGATCCGGTGCGCTTCGCCGAGGTGCTCGTGCTCGCGACGCCGTGCCCGCTGCTCATCGCCGCGCCCGTGGCGTTCATCGGCGGGATGAGCCGGGCGGCGCGCAACGGGATCATCGTCAAGGGCGGGGGAGTGCTCGAGCAGCTCGCCAGGGCGAAGACCGCCGTGTTCGACAAGACCGGAACGCTCACACACGGCGAGCCGGAACTCGTCGCCGTGCGCACCGAACCGGGCTTCGGGTCGGATGAGCTGCTGGTGCTCGTCGCCTCGGCGGAGCAGTACTCCTCGCACGTCCTCGCCGCCTCGATCATGCAGGCCGCGACCGATCGGGGCCTGCGACTCGTCGAGGGCGAATGGGCTCGCGAATCGGCGACCAACGGCGTGACGGCCCGGATCGGCGGTCGCGACGTGACCGTCGGCAAGTTCGCCTACGTGCGGGAACGGGCGCCGGAGGCGCGCCGTACCGAGATCTCGCCGGGCGAGCTCGCCGTGTACGTCGCCGTCGACGGCCGATTCGCGGGCGCCCTGCTCGCACGCGACCGGCTGCGGGGCAACGCCCGTGCGACGCTCGAGCGACTCGATCGGCTCGGCGTGCGCCACACCATGATGCTCACGGGCGACGCGCAGGCGACGGCCGACCACATCGCGGCCGAGCTCGGCCTCGAGCGGGTGCGCGCCGAGTGCCTCCCCGCCGACAAGGTGCAGGAGGTCTCGGCAATCGCCGAGCGCCCGGTGATCATGGTCGGCGACGGCGTGAACGACGCGCCCGTGCTCGCCGCGGCCGACATCGGGGTGGCGATGGGCGCGCGCGGCGCGACGGCTGCGAGCGAGTCCGCCGACGCCGTGATCCTCGTCGACGACATCTCGCGCACCGCCAAGGCCGTCGAGATCGGCCGCGACACCGTGCGCATCGCCCTGCAGAGCATCTGGCTCGGCATCATCGTGAGCGTCGGACTGATGCTCGTGGCGGCGTTCGGCTTCATCCCGGCGACGGCGGGCGCGCTCCTGCAGGAGTTCGTCGACCTGGCGGCGATCCTCGCCGCGCTCCGCGCGATCGGCGGGCGGCGTGAC is a window encoding:
- a CDS encoding heavy metal translocating P-type ATPase — its product is MARAARPLRLIRRYPIVALTLGIGVLGIVLALTGQGWLVAWIFSIYALGIAAWQAVGMVRDILGGHWGLDILAVTALVATVAVGEYVAALIVVLMLTGGEALEDYADRRAKRELDALLARAPQRAHRVVDDHFEDVPVDEVRPGDVLLVRPSEIVPVDGELRSAETSVDESSITGESVPVEKSAGDELLSGSVNGPVAVEITATARAADSQYQQIVALVAEAAASKAPVVRLADRYAVPFTVFSLLLAGVAWWVSGDPVRFAEVLVLATPCPLLIAAPVAFIGGMSRAARNGIIVKGGGVLEQLARAKTAVFDKTGTLTHGEPELVAVRTEPGFGSDELLVLVASAEQYSSHVLAASIMQAATDRGLRLVEGEWARESATNGVTARIGGRDVTVGKFAYVRERAPEARRTEISPGELAVYVAVDGRFAGALLARDRLRGNARATLERLDRLGVRHTMMLTGDAQATADHIAAELGLERVRAECLPADKVQEVSAIAERPVIMVGDGVNDAPVLAAADIGVAMGARGATAASESADAVILVDDISRTAKAVEIGRDTVRIALQSIWLGIIVSVGLMLVAAFGFIPATAGALLQEFVDLAAILAALRAIGGRRDAAASAPVPEYAATSAR
- a CDS encoding MGMT family protein, which codes for MPRHGEGFVDAVLAVVDDIPPGHVMTYGDVAATLGSRGARAVGQVMARYGGDVPWWRVVRAGGRPPAGHAERARSHYADEGVPIRPVDDEDGYRIDLAACRWRG
- a CDS encoding NADP-dependent isocitrate dehydrogenase, encoding MSKIKVEGTVVELDGDEMTRIIWQAIKDQLIHPYLDVNLEYYDLSIQKRDETDDQITVDAANAIKKHGVGVKCATITPDEARVEEFGLKKMWRSPNGTIRNILGGVIFREPIIISNIPRLVPGWNKPIIVGRHAFGDQYRATDFKFEGEGTLTMTFTPKDGSEPQSFEVFQAPGSGVAMGMYNLDDSIRDFARASLNYGLARNYPVYLSTKNTILKAYDGRFKDIFQEVFDTEFKAKFDEAGLTYEHRLIDDMVAASLKWEGGYVWACKNYDGDVQSDTVAQGFGSLGLMTSVLTTPDGSVVEAEAAHGTVTRHYRQHQQGKPTSTNPIASIFAWTRGLAHRGKLDGNQELIDFAHTLEDVIIETVESGAMTKDLALLVGPDQAYQTTEEFLDTIDANLKARLAA
- a CDS encoding GNAT family N-acetyltransferase, giving the protein MAELRLEELNATNIVAANNLSLKPGQEQFLAPVTYAAETAVVNPATAWQRVALNGDRVVGFIHGNFDPDNAHEEFRACIWRINVDAEVQGKGVGRFLAHALAEEAKRRGFHRITVLWEPGDQGPGEFFHRIGFRDVGETQYGDVIGALELKS